tggcacagctcccagcacggcactctgcccttgtgcccgagcccttccctgtgctggggctggcctggggcttttcctgcagcaggacctgccctgaTGAtcgcacaggaaaggcagttcctgctggagcaggaggctctgcctgcaatggacTCCAACatctccagcaaggccctgtttgcaaagccccCAGTAGGAAATTAAGGAGGAGGATCATGTTGCTTTTGGGGTGAATAATACTGAAAGCAGActtctccatcccaaaatccaacATCCTGAGAGGGAAACTGGCAGGGATGGAATAATtcacagagaaagaaacaaccaagggacagcactgagagcttctgcagagctgctgagctggcccagcctgggcacatctgactgacagggcagcacttcagactaGAGAAGCCCCGTCCCAGATTTtaacagcagcatctcctgacatttccctaCTTGGGGCTGTGGAGATTCTCTGCAGTGGGGACATCCCTCAAAGTCACTTCTCCAGGTTGAGCCAAAGGAATTTGCCCACAATCATTAGTCTGGGGGAGTGACATTAATCTCTCTtaaataactggttttgctttaacacagttgctttgaaatcacttccaAGTGCTCTATTCAATATAATATGTTATAGCTCTTATATAttggtgtaaatatttctgattaagaACATTTTGTTTCATCATTGCTataatagatatttatatataaatatctcaGGTTTGCCATCCTTAATCCTGTGAAACAAATTCTTTAaaggtgtcatggtttgaccctggcacaatgccattGTCCCCGTGAAAGGTATATTTGCAAAATGGTTACCGTGAGATGGGActcagaaacagaacaaagcaggctccaacttgggaatggagcggaaaaaaaccccaacactttattaatctacaacataGAGACAAAAtggataaaaaggaaaaaaaattacacacgacaatccacaatggaacacttCCAAAACACTCTTTCTCCTTCTACCTTTCTAACACTCAATCCTCTCTAACACTCACTTCTCAGTCCAATATCATCTCTCACACAAcctccccccagttcatcaggagagaggagtctccctcttgcaccatgggcctccccaggaaacacagttggaacttcctgtgcttccgtgtcacacgtggcagccgcctggagagaatctgccgtggtgaccatcttccttccatgtccagtgctctcaccactgtccatggatccaaactgcttcttaggtcTTTTTAACAATGCTTTGCTCAGCTTCAAGaagtggcagcctctcactatttgggacaccagtcccccccatatttcacCCCTTGGGGCCAaagggcctcgtgaacagagatctttctcctctgaaggcagagggctccaccacaccctcctcatcagtctctgttccctctacttcttCTTACAACAGCTTTGTCACTTTTGGTTTTTGGCCAACCacctcccccaaggtgcagtctctacattacaggaagaaattggttctgTCCCGTGGCCATGTAAGAGACAAGTTTAGCCCAACAgtccactccatcatctcctccattTAGGGcgcttctcatctgctggcatttctttatTTACTCAAACCTTCTTCTCATTTGCTCATCCTTCGTTCCCTCTcaattctcagctggggaggatcagtgttttttacagcttccattgtctCAACACAAAAGAATTAAAACCTCAGCTGCGGTCTGCCcgcggctgggcaccttgcccccccccacttcttctcctggccatggtgccagcacaagatatcaaatttcaagccagcacagactctctatcactctctcccgggggTGCTGCCCgaaacatcccaggtctcctccacccctgcaccttgcagggctctggcctccctcccctcaggccgcatggcctcccctgccccacccagacgcagctggccAGGGGAGGAGGTCAGATCAACTCATGGCTGGACTCAAAAGAGAGAGTccctctgggaatcttctgcttttaacccctgtgtgttctcagaggcgtaccCAGGTCCCCAGTGAACACACCTGGTGGCAATTTTCAAacctggccactgattggtttgaccacaactttcccagaaactcacttcctggtcaaaccacaacaaaatgtTAATTCCACCTCATTAATTCTCTACACACAAACGCTTGAAAAGTCCAGGGCTGGGACTGGAACCAGCTGCTCCAAGGCTGTTCTCACAAAAAGTGCTTAGAAAGCCTGGAGGTTCTTGGGGATGTTTGAGTGTGGATATGACAGTCCggtcagagacagagaaagcaagatAACCTTTCCCATGAATTGGTCTGGGAACttttagggagctggagagaaagaattgtcaactatccacaggtggtgtttggaataagttgtttttttccataaagttgtttaatggaaggtgttttcttaattagccaatcatgtgaaatatgttgattaaatgaccaatgaggtccacttgtagcaaaccaaggtataaaagaagaggattgaatAAACGGGTGGCTTTTAGCTCTCAGCCTTCTGAtctgagtctgtgtcatctctgactccACAGTGACTTTTGGGGATCTGTGAGGGCTATTAGGGATCCTTTCTGCACCTCATGACCTAACAGGATCTTCtccaataaactttgcctgaagctcctgctgtgcctataacaggaacccctgtgagtgtctgggacatcccggctcgttggcagcctggggactcctgggatgccACCATGGAACCCCcatgagtgcctgtgacagatcggtgcctttgcagcccaaggtgccctgggatgtcaccatggaatggctgtgactgcgtctgaccacagggctccttaccatccccagaaacccctgggaggtgtccatggagcccctgtctctgcccgtgacattccagctcttgaacagcctggagactcttggaaagtccccgtggaacccctctgagggcctgtgacaaatctgatccttagcaggcaaccatccccagccccctgttgctatggtcagtttccatggcaaccatccccagccccctgttgctatggtcagtttccatggcaaccatccccagccccctgttgctgtgctcagtccctcggcagctccatgcagaccccatgccaggagtggttgccatggacaccagctcaggcctgcagccagagcccgttgccatggcaaccattggcagtcccatccccagggtcatgggatcccagatccacagaattggctgagctgggagggacccatcaggatcctggagtccaactgctggccctgcacaggacaccccaacaatgccagcctgggcctggcagcgctgtccaaacgctgctggagctcagagagccctggagctgggagccttccctgtgGAGCCTGGACAgcgccccagcagcctctggggaaaaaccttttcctgagatccagcctgagcctgccccgactcagctgcagcccttccctccagtcctgtccctgggcaccagagggaagaggttcccacagccccagccagggacccgctcccaaggctgctgccatggccaccagggctgggagcagctgggatgctcggtttccatgggccagggttcaggaatgggattccccaatttcctgctcccattAAAACCACGCTGCCACTCGCTGCCCttccacctcccatggaaagaacaaaaggcaaagatcctgggctgggataagaacaatttaatgggaacagcaacgagataaacaacaaacaggaagagaaacaaTACTGGTaacagaagggaaaacaaaaactatttacagggaaaactacaacatcaACAACCGTCTATTCCTGGCCAcatatttcctcctgcctggaaaggacaccctCCTCTTTGcgagagagagagtcccttGCCTGCCCCTGGCAATAACCTAAGGTGGGACTGAATGTAACATCATGGCCATGGCCACACCGTCATGTTCTTCAATCTCACATCATATCATTGACAGAACCAGGAAAAGCTataggtgtcttcccagcatggatcacagggaccatggatcaccagggctcttcccaatGTGGGCTCTCCAGTGGGGGGACGAAGTTAGGGCAGTGCATGAAGCTCCTTCTGCAGTTGGGGCATTTATAGGGCTTCCCTTAACtgtgcctctggtggtgtctgtTCAAGTTacagctctgggtgaagctcttcccacactgggaacactcgtagggcctctccccagtgtggattcGCTGGTGGGTGATGAGGTGGGAGTtgcgcttgaagcccttcccgcagtcggggcaatGGAAGGGCCTCTCCTGTGTGTGAATTctctcatgcaggaggagattggagctggtttGGGACCTCTTCTGGCACacaggacactcatagggcctctccccagtgtggatgcgttgatAGATGAtgaggtgggagcagcagctgaagcccttcccacattccccacactcacaggcccattccccagtgtggatcatctggtggctcATCAGGGCgttgctctgcctgaagctcttcccacactccaaacacttgtagggcttctccccgtcatgaagctgctcatgggtCACCAGCTCCaatccctggctgaagctctgtccaccttcctggctcagggtgCAGCCTTTcacctcagagcaccctgggctgggtttggtcCCCTCTTCCTGTGCCATCTCTGGAGCTTTTCCTCCCTGTTGGATTCCTGCCCCGTGGAGCCGCTCcaatctgcctcttcctcgAGGTTCTTctgtggggatttgtcctccctggtctccatcctcacctccttgtctgggggaggaaggacaaggtgAGGATGAGATTTGCCCCTATGCCgctgggaaagggaagaagatcccccagtgcatccccagcaggacagcagtggggttgtcctgcagccgggggcattgctgggctgggagatggagcagatgagaaagggaaaggggcacttactcctcctcacctgcctgggtgTCCCGGggcatctttctcttccttacagcctcctcctccatccagcCAAAGTTTGGGAAtgagaaatcctggtttgggggaaaatacaGTGTATGACTACATTGGATTACGGTGTTCCccctgcccaagtccatctctggTGTTGTGGCACATCCACAACGAGCCCCTGTGAgcaacctgcactcccagagcccggagcacgCTTGCTTAACCTGCTGATGGAcaaggccagagatgggtctgtGTGCACAGCTCCAAACGCAGTTTATTGCAATGCAGAGGGTCCAGGCACAGAGACAAAATGGGGCTGAGGACACAGGGTTTGGtaaggggggaaaggggcgggTCTGAGGGCCAAGGGCCAATGGGAACTGAGCACAGGTggtgcagaggaggggcagccaaCTGGGGAACCAATGAGGTAACAGGGGTGGAGCATTGCAGCAAACCGGGACCAATGGGGGACAAGAGAGGGGAGAACATTCTAGGGGGAATCCATATAAAGAAAAAGGGCAGCTGGAGTGGGTGACACCAATGAAGCCTGCTGCATTCccatgagcctgcaaatgctGATGGTGAGAGCATTGTCCTCAGAGGGGTGTCTCTCTCTGACCCTGGTCACCTTTGCCCTGAGGTATTACAGTTCCAATGTTGGGCCCCTGCGCCTCCACACTCTAGAAGTCACCGGGAATCTGGTGCCTTTGTAAACTTCCAAAACACTAAAATTCAGTGCccaaaaatacacaaattaCTAAGATTCAACCAAAACACTCAACCCTGGGTTTCTCCTCTCTGGTGTctccactttgggctcctggaggcGCCCCTGTCTGGGTTGCTGTTGGTCAGGTTTGTATTGGTGTTCCCccctctgggctgctggggctcctggcaaTCCCGCAGGTTCCCCTTCTCTGGGCTCACCACTTTGGCGTCACAGGTATCCCAGGGGTCAGCACTATCCGGGGTCCCTGTTTCAGGGTTCTGGGGTATCCATGGCTCCCCCCTGTCCATGCTGCCAACATGTCCAGGCTtctggagcacccccagctctcgcATTGCCCGTTTCTGCTCCCCCCAGTGCCggtttccctgccagcccttgcCGGTCCCGGGCGATCcccaggtggctctgggctgacagtgcagcccctgggccggGCAGAGCCCGCCCCAGCACGGGGGGACCCTGCATCCtccgctgcctcggcagccgCGCCCAGCGCCGGGCACGGAGCTcgggcagcccccgccgccccctgcccagggagccccgggacccccgcagccggggctggctctgagcgaggcggccccgagcccggctgCGTGGCCAGGGGGCACGGCGAGCCCGGGGCCTCTGTGCCAGCGCTTCCCCcgctctccctcagcctttgcccggcccggcccccgagcacagagctctgcccggggctcccggcccgaggggcggctccgggcccgcccggccgctcccggctcccacagcccgcccggggccgccaacAAAACATCCCAGCACCAAATCCACAAACCAACCCCTGCCACCCTGTCTCGCTGCGCCTTCCCAGGGACCCCAACCCCGCGGCAATGCCCCCGGTGCATGGGGacaaaaagctgctccagcccagcccctcggaAGCCCCAGCTGCGGCTGTCCCTGGCACAGCGATCCCGGCAGCTGCCCCGCTGTCGCAGCTgcggctctggagcagggaggctctgcgggacccccgggctgggccccctcccaGCCCGTGCCCGCCCCGCACCTTCAGCCCGGCCTCTCTCGCTGCTCCGGCTCCTGCACAGTCCCCGCTCTCCATTCTTCGgccccctgggctctcctctggggCTCCTACAACACCCAGCAATGCAAAACAATGGATTTTGGTGCTTCCTAGCCAGACCACAACTGAAACTTTGTTCCTTTTGCCTGGCTGCAGAGACCTCCAGGGCGTTTTCTGCAcacagtcccagcccccagcacttGCTGAAGGCGCTCCTTGCAAatgtcactgtgccagggccctgtccttgTTGTCActtgctggggctggccatgcacagagctcctggacttgcatttccagctgctgtgcagccaaagccgagatatctgcagctgcctgaatgCAAAAACTGCAATAGGAGCCTCTCTCCAGGGGGAAatctcccctcctgtgccagcccgtggcaatgctgccattctctgctgctgctgctgctgctggggcactcggggctctggctgagcagcaaaggtgaccctgagccaggagctttccttggctgcagcaaagccttgGCATGCAAAGCCCTTCCCggcgctgtgccctgtgccaggagggattGTGCCAGCCGAGCTGACCCgaaatttcttctcccaggcagctttagGACATGCTACATAGAGAAGCCAGAGCCCACTCTCAGCTTTGCGCAGTCCTGCAGAAGAATCCTGtgtgtgaagcagcctgggaacagggtttggtgtcaggggaggggagctcagagcccttttctggcctgtgggctgaggctctgcatttgcaatggccctgcagctgccagagggGCCTTTTTGTCTCAGCTGAGAGCAGTTCTGTTGAGAGCCTGTCCTACACCCgcttttcctgcaaatgtgcccaataaattcacattttttgcAGCCACAGGTCTTGTGTGAGTGCAGGTGTGACAACTGAAGGATGGAACAGCTCTGATGGGGGGAGTTCTCTCtttcttgttttgattttttttttccttgggtgtgttctgtgttttgttctttgttttgtttggttgatttgtttgtttttgttggcttttaggtttttttgtttgtttctttttctgttgcttgGGGGGTATTTTTTGTTTAGGTTGTGTGAATTTATAAAATCaaagggttttgggaaagctgcaaaaggcaggcctcagagacagcagaactgtgattagagtTAAGCACTAGCCATAAAAtaagtcagcagaaaaattattaaaaaagtagaaaagtaaggacaaatggaaCAATGGTCTGTCTATTAATGCTTGTCTAGAATAACTTCCTCAgctgcagaaaagtatatctagcaagatactaggaagttctaagcttaataatgcagctctgtgcattgtgttttaaggcttacaaacaGGTATTGTATTCAAAATAAGCAAGAATTGTTTTAACCCAGTGTATGTGTGCTTATAGTGGTtagatagaactactgtcaatatgcttttgctttgtgtgattagTCAAAAAACTTACAAAGTAAGTTGTCACATTacgttcttggtctgctgcatgggatgtgagctgctggcatcttcccattgtcataaccatgtaatgagatggatgctggaaaataaaaaggctCAAGACACGTTCCTAGCAGTCCCGTCCTATTCGTGTTTTGTACATAGCCCCCAGCTGGCAATATAGGCgatggttttcttcttttggtatggttttgtttgtttttggttttggttttttggtttttgtttgttttttttttttttttataatcgACTTCTCCAGCAGttctgggcagagctctgtaactgtgtctgacacttgtctgtggTCCTGTGCAGGTGGCCAGGGGGACCTTCCCcgagctgtgtgcagaggaatccacatcagcccaggccgggctgggcagtggccgcTCAGTTCCATGGACTGGACACGGCTCTGGACGCTTCCCTTGGAgcatctgcagggagggaacgctggggctgtcactgctggggtgtcacacacaggggaacgctggggctgtcactgctggggtgtcacacacaggggaacgctggggctgtcactgctggggtgtcacagacaggggaacactggggctgtcagcgctggggtgtcacagacaggggaacgctggggctgtcactgctggggtgtcacagacaggggaacgctggggctgtcactgctggggtgtcacacacaggggaatgctggggctgtcaccgctggggtgtcacacacaggggaacgctggggctgtcaccgctggggtgtcacacacaggggaacgctggggctgtcagcactggggtgtcacacacaggggaatgctggggctgtcaccgctggggtgtcacagacaggggaacgctggggctgtcactgctggggtgtcacagacaggggaacgctggggctgtcagcgctggggtgtcacagacaggggaacgctggggctgtcaccgctggggtgtcacacacaggggaacgctggggctgtcagcgctggggtgtcacagacaggggaacgctggggctgccctgtccccaacagctctgccagtgcctcGAGGGGACATAAAGGCTGAGCCAAAGGGTGAGAATTGCAGAAGGGGCTGAGCTGAGAGGGACCCATTAGGATCAtcaagtcacagaatcacagagttgctgtgttggaagagaccttcaggatcatcgagtccaacacagccctaacacctcaactagaccatggcaccaagtgccccgtcctgtctttttttaaacacatcctgtccttttttaaacacatccagggatggtgacttaACCACCTCGCTGGGCAAACCAATCCTATACTTTATTACCCTTTatataaaaaactttttcttaatatccaacctatattggataagctcagctgctccttggcacaacttaagactgtgtcctctggttctgtcagttgctgcctggagaaagagaccaacccccacctgactacaaccacctttcaggaagttgtagagagtgataggGTCACCTCGGAGTCTTCTCTTCCCTGGGTTCCTCAGTCGttcctcacaggatttgtgttccaagcccctcaccagccttgtttcccttctctggacacgctccagcccctccatgcccTGCGTAAATTGGgaagcccagaactggacacagcactcaaggtacGATGCCAGAACAGGGGAATAATGCCAAGtacaccagtgccaagtgcaggggaagaatgacctccctgctcctgctggccacaccattcctgatccaggccaggagccattggccttcttggtcacctgggcacactgctggctcatgttcagccggcTGTCGAgcagtacccccaggtccctttctgcctgggcactgtccagccacaccatccccagcctctggcattgcagggggttattgtggccaaaatgcaggactcagcacttggacttattaaactCCATCTTATTGGACTCTTGCATCCATCCAGCTTTTCCTGATCTCTCCAGACCCCTTCTCccttccaacagatcaacaCATGACCCCAACGTGGTGTCATCTGCAGGTTTACTAATGAaggactcaatcccctcatccatgtcatcagtGGAGATATtgagcagagctggccccagcacagagccctgagggacagcactggtgcctggctgccagctggatgcagcagcgctcaccagcactctctgggccagccatgcagccagttctgaactcagcacagagtgctcctgtcccagccctgggctgcagcttctccaggagtgtgctgtgggagacagtgccaaaggccttgctggagtccaaacagacacatccacagtctgtcctgcatccaccaggaggggcacctggtcataaaaggagaccaggttggtcaaacacaaactacccctcctaaacccctgaTGGCTGGCTCTGATACCTTGGCCatgctggaagtgctgggtgatgacactcagtataaactgttccatttccttACTGGGTAcagaggtcaggctgactggcctgtaattaccaggatactccttcccacccttgttgtgaatgggggtcacattgggcagcttccagtcatctggaaactcaccagtgagccaggactgctggagagcggcttggcaagctcatctgccagctccctcatcaccctggggtggatcccatctgggcCCATGGATTTAGGAATATCCAAGCATCTTAGAAGTTCTCTGACTGCTGCCTGTTGGATAATGGGGGGACCATTCTGTTCCCTGACCAGGGAGGGCTGTTTTCCTGAGGACAAGCCGTTCTTCTcactaaaaacagaggcaaagaATGCATTAagcacctctgccttctcctcttAATAATCTTATTATTCCCTCATAAGGGAACTTAATAATATGCAGTTATTAAGTTCCCTTATGCATCTAATAAAGGACAAAagttggtcttacccttccttttatcaTTCATCTAtgtgtaaaaacattttttattttcctttacaaaAATCGCCATTTTAACTTCAatctgagctttggcctcccaaatttttttcctacctgCTCTAGCAGCCCTCTTAAATACAtcctgagagacctgaccctccttccaaagatgatacatcctctttttttcctaagtttctCCAAAACTTCCTTCCCCATCTCGACTAGGCTGGGCATTGCCTCGTCGACTTGTCCTTTGGCATGCAGGGACTGTTGGTTCTTCTGCCCTCAAGATCCCTCTTTTAAAGCACACCCACTATTGCTGGCCAGGGCTCTATGTACAAATCACGAACGGAATGGGACTGCTGTGGAAAGCATCTCAAGCTGTTTATTTTctagcatcagtctcattacatggttatgatttgtggaaagaaaaaaactctgCAACTTCGCAAAAGTTGTAAAGCCCGTATGTTTATTTCAGCACTGGACACGTGGGGATTGTTCACCCTTAAAGGACATGTGTACCCCTGAGAACTCCCAATCCTTTTTTATCTCCCTTGCTTGCGGTCGCGCGTGTCCAAAATCCCCCATTCAGGGCGGCCCCGGCAAGCTCAATGGCACGCGAGCCGCAGCGCTGGGGGCactctcccctctctgtgtgctgcagggagtgCGCCTGAGGCAAGGATGCCTTCTCAGACTCTGGGCTTGCTACGGCAGGAGCGATGGAAAGGCGGACTCTGTCTTCTGGGATAAACTGGGCTTATtgaggagcagggaagtggaGGGTCCAAGGAAACCAGAAGGCAAAGACAAGACTAACGGAGTAATGGCAGCTTATACAGGGAGGTGGCTACAAAGCCTGCCCTCCAACCAATGGAGTAAGAGGGAGGAGTGGGTAAAGGGATACAGATATTATTGTACAACTAATCACAGGTAACCTGGGGAGGGTCCCCAGCCCCTGAGCCAATCACTGAATGCCCTAAAGAGAAGCTTCTAGATGAAAGGACTGGGTTGTCAAGTGAcagggcaccagggagggacagagcaaaGGGATACAATGGCTCTTACGGTAACCAGGGAGGAGATAGGGAAACTGACAGGGGATTCAGAGCAGAAGGCAACTGGGCAGAACCAGTATTAGCATGTGGGGAGAATAGAACATACCAATTTACAAAGTACAACTTAAAACAACTAGAACCAGTTAAAAGCACAACCCAACagtaaactgactgaaaatctTGTGTTTTGTCTCCTTACATTGTCAGTAAGGAAGAAAAGGTTGTAGAGAgaggagaagtgttctgaaagatttcttctgattcttattactctttcttttagttattattaataaacatttctttatacacttttaaaatattgagCCCACTTTGCCTTCCTCCTACCCctgtctcacagcaggaaatgtatAAGTATATTCTAGTGAGTGCACAGGTAATTAGCCAACACTGAACCCACCACACTAGTTGATGCATTTGCCAAGGAATCTCAAATtggcaaaccaaaaccactacagaaaCATTCCTGATGAACTGCACAAGAGCAGGAGAAAATCAAGACAgggccatggtttgtcaggacttgcttgatcctaatgagccccgtggtgcatttggagctgagcccttgaacctcagggcctgagaggagattgcacaaaTATTTCCAGGAGTCAAAGGCAGAGCACCTAAAGTGCCTCAAAGCATGAATGGGACCCACTGAtgtccatccccaacacaggctcctcatggactccttgaaggagagaactggaggccaggatggcacaaaaacctctcagaaGACTGAATGTGGAAAGGAAATTCCAAAGTACCTTAAAAAAtttgagtatctcaaagtattaatgagccctactgagtgtcagtacaaagctctcaagggactaattaaagcagataattggggccatgattgcacaaacctctcacagagttTGTATccaaagggaaacaccaagtaccttaaaataCCTGAAGTACTCTGAAGCATTagtgagccccactgagtgttgttactgacaaagcctctccagggactaattacagcagataattggaggccatgattgcacaaacttcTCACAGACTCCAAGGTAAAagcca
The DNA window shown above is from Passer domesticus isolate bPasDom1 unplaced genomic scaffold, bPasDom1.hap1 HAP1_SCAFFOLD_58, whole genome shotgun sequence and carries:
- the LOC135292927 gene encoding zinc finger protein 239-like, with translation MESGDCAGAGAAREAGLKDFSFPNFGWMEEEAVRKRKMPRDTQAGEEEQGGEDGDQGGQIPTEEPRGRGRLERLHGAGIQQGGKAPEMAQEEGTKPSPGCSEVKGCTLSQEGGQSFSQGLELVTHEQLHDGEKPYKCLECGKSFRQSNALMSHQMIHTGEWACECGECGKGFSCCSHLIIYQRIHTGERPYECPVCQKRSQTSSNLLLHERIHTQERPFHCPDCGKGFKRNSHLITHQRIHTGERPYECSQCGKSFTQSCNLNRHHQRHS